The following proteins come from a genomic window of Pseudomonas putida:
- a CDS encoding STAS domain-containing protein — MSEGGVNMAEPGVLRLVGVLDYRSGPALRKQGKALVEASREPRLIIDCTAVEKSSSVGLSLLLAFIRDGQAGGKTCEVRGMPDDMREIAEVYDLDEVLAS; from the coding sequence ATGAGCGAGGGCGGCGTGAACATGGCCGAGCCGGGCGTGTTGCGCCTGGTCGGTGTGCTGGACTACCGCAGTGGCCCGGCCTTGCGCAAGCAAGGCAAGGCTCTGGTCGAGGCTTCCCGCGAGCCACGCCTGATAATCGATTGCACGGCGGTAGAAAAGTCTTCCAGTGTCGGCCTGTCGCTGCTGCTGGCGTTCATCCGCGATGGCCAGGCCGGCGGCAAGACCTGCGAGGTCCGCGGGATGCCCGACGACATGCGGGAAATTGCCGAGGTCTATGACCTCGATGAAGTGCTGGCGAGCTGA
- a CDS encoding MlaC/ttg2D family ABC transporter substrate-binding protein, which produces MISILRRGLLVLLAAFPLLTVAAPGQSPHDVVQGTTNELLGDLKSNKEQYKTNPQAFYDALNRILGPVVDADGISKSIMTVKYSRKATPEQMQRFQENFKRSLMQFYGNALLEYNNQGITVDPAKVDDGKRASVGMKVTGNNGAVYPVQYTMENLGGEWKVRNVIVNGINIGKLFRDQFADAMQRNGNNLDKTIDGWAGEVAKAKQTADTSSDKAVK; this is translated from the coding sequence ATGATTTCGATCCTGCGACGTGGCCTGCTGGTCCTGCTGGCGGCCTTTCCCCTGCTGACAGTAGCGGCGCCCGGGCAGTCTCCGCACGATGTCGTGCAGGGCACGACCAATGAATTGCTGGGTGACCTCAAGTCCAACAAGGAGCAGTACAAGACCAACCCGCAGGCCTTCTACGATGCCCTCAACCGCATCCTTGGCCCGGTGGTCGATGCTGACGGTATCTCGAAAAGCATCATGACCGTGAAGTACTCGCGCAAGGCCACGCCCGAGCAGATGCAGCGCTTCCAGGAAAACTTCAAGCGCAGCCTGATGCAGTTCTATGGCAACGCCCTGCTGGAATACAACAACCAGGGTATTACCGTCGATCCGGCCAAGGTCGATGACGGCAAGCGCGCCAGCGTCGGCATGAAGGTGACTGGCAATAACGGCGCCGTCTATCCAGTGCAGTACACCATGGAAAACCTGGGTGGCGAGTGGAAGGTGCGCAACGTCATCGTCAACGGCATCAACATCGGCAAGCTGTTCCGTGACCAGTTCGCCGACGCCATGCAGCGTAACGGCAACAACCTGGACAAGACCATCGATGGCTGGGCCGGCGAGGTGGCCAAGGCCAAGCAGACTGCCGACACTTCGTCAGACAAGGCTGTGAAATGA
- the mlaD gene encoding outer membrane lipid asymmetry maintenance protein MlaD, with protein MQNRTLEIGVGLFLLAGILALLLLALRVSGLSASPSSDTYKVYAYFDNIAGLTVRAKVTMAGVTIGKVTAIDLDRDSYTGRVTLQLDGKVDNLPTDSTASILTAGLLGEKYIGISVGGEEEVLKEGATIHDTQSALVLEDLIGKFLLNTVGKEPKEAQPAN; from the coding sequence ATGCAAAACCGCACCCTGGAAATCGGTGTCGGCCTGTTTCTGTTGGCCGGGATCCTGGCGTTGCTGCTGCTGGCTCTGCGTGTCAGCGGGCTATCGGCCAGCCCGAGCAGCGATACCTATAAAGTTTATGCCTACTTCGACAATATCGCCGGTTTGACGGTCAGAGCTAAAGTGACCATGGCCGGTGTGACGATCGGCAAGGTCACCGCCATCGATCTGGACCGTGATTCCTACACCGGCCGGGTGACCCTGCAGCTGGACGGAAAAGTCGACAATCTGCCGACGGACTCCACTGCTTCGATCCTGACCGCCGGTCTGCTTGGCGAGAAGTACATCGGCATCAGTGTCGGCGGTGAGGAAGAGGTGCTCAAGGAGGGCGCAACCATCCATGACACCCAGTCGGCGTTGGTACTGGAAGATTTGATTGGCAAGTTCCTGCTCAATACCGTGGGCAAGGAACCGAAAGAAGCACAACCGGCTAATTAA
- the mlaE gene encoding lipid asymmetry maintenance ABC transporter permease subunit MlaE: protein MRRKSLLERIRLFGRSAIDVLAVLGRSCLFLFHALVGRGGIGGGFQLLTKQLYSVGVLSLAIVAVSGVFIGMVLALQGYSILTKYGSEQAVGQMVALTLLRELGPVVTALLFAGRAGSALTAEIGNMKSTEQLSSLEMIGVDPLKYIVAPRLWAGFISLPLLALIFSVVGIWGGSWVAVDWLGVYEGSFWANMQNSVSFTDDVLNGLVKSLVFAFVTTWIAVFQGYDCEPTSEGISRATTKTVVYASLAVLGLDFILTALMFGDF, encoded by the coding sequence ATGCGCAGAAAATCCTTGCTTGAACGTATCCGCTTGTTCGGCCGCTCGGCAATCGACGTGTTGGCCGTGCTCGGGCGTTCCTGCCTGTTCCTGTTCCATGCACTGGTCGGCCGCGGCGGCATCGGCGGCGGCTTCCAGCTGCTGACCAAGCAGCTGTATTCGGTGGGCGTGCTGTCGCTGGCGATCGTCGCGGTGTCCGGTGTGTTCATCGGTATGGTGCTGGCGCTGCAGGGTTACAGCATTCTGACCAAGTATGGTTCGGAGCAGGCGGTGGGGCAGATGGTCGCCCTGACCCTGCTGCGCGAGCTGGGCCCAGTGGTCACTGCACTGCTGTTCGCCGGCCGGGCAGGCTCGGCGCTGACCGCCGAAATCGGCAACATGAAGTCCACCGAGCAACTGTCGAGCCTCGAGATGATCGGTGTCGACCCGCTCAAGTACATCGTTGCGCCACGCCTGTGGGCCGGTTTCATTTCGTTGCCGCTGCTGGCGCTGATCTTCAGCGTGGTCGGCATCTGGGGTGGCTCGTGGGTCGCTGTGGACTGGCTGGGCGTCTACGAAGGCTCGTTCTGGGCCAACATGCAGAACAGTGTTTCCTTTACCGACGACGTGCTCAACGGGCTGGTCAAGAGCCTGGTGTTCGCCTTCGTCACGACCTGGATCGCCGTATTCCAAGGGTATGACTGCGAGCCCACCTCAGAAGGGATCAGCCGTGCCACCACCAAGACCGTGGTTTATGCCTCGTTGGCTGTACTGGGTCTGGACTTTATTCTGACCGCCTTGATGTTTGGAGATTTCTGA